CAATCGCTCTTTCTCACCAGCGCACAACGAGAGAATCGGCCGGGAAAAGAACGGCCGGTTCTCTTGTCACCTCATAATCCTTTCACTCTCTAACGGAAACGTTCTGCGCATATCCGGAGAGCAAGTCGGCGAATTCTCTTAAGACTGGACCGGGATAAGGTGGCGATTCGCAGAACCCGGTTACCGGTCTATACTGCTGAACTGAAACCAACGACGCTCCGATGCATATTCTCGCGAGCTCTTCGAAATCCTTTTCAGGAACGTAAGGTGGAAACATTGTGATCCTTATCTCATGACTGGAAAAACCCTTTGCCAATTCAATACTCTTCTGGATTTGCTTCAGATCCACAGTAGAGAACGGCTCATAGTTCAAAGACTTGAGATCAACTGCGACATAGTCGATAATGTCCAGGAACTTCCTAAGAATATCTGAACTCCAGCCATTGGTATCGAGTTTAACCAGTACAGCCGGAAATTGCGCTTTCAGTCTTTGAACAAACGGGATCAGATCGTCTGCCCTGAGTGTTGGCTCTCCCCCGGTAATAACAACAGTATCTATGAGAGCTGCTCTTTTGTCCAGGTATGTGAAGATCTCAGATTCGCCAACTTTCTCCTCTACCAATTTCTTCAGTTCAGGATTGTGGCAATAAGCACAGTCAAAATTACAGCTTGAGGTAAACAGTGTCAGGGCTACTTTGCCCGGATAGTCCACTAGGCTGACCCTCTCCATTCCTGCGAAATTCATCTACTTTCTCTCTCCCAATTCTGTAAGTCTCTCTCGTCTTGAATTCTTCCTGTTTTCCGATGTTCCAGTTCTGTACTGGTCTGTAGTAGCCTGTAATCCTTGAATACACTTCGGTCGGCTTTCCGCATTCGGGACATGTGAACTGTTCACCTGTTATATATCCGTGGTTTTGACAGACTGAATAGGTAGGTGAAATCGTGAAGTACGGAATTCTGTAATTCTCGGCGATCTTTCTCACAAGCTGCCTGGTCGTTTTCCAGTCAGATATTCTCTCTCCAAGGAAGGCGTGAAATACTGTGCCTCCTGTATATTTCTGCTGTAGCTCCTCCTGAAGGTCTAGCGCGCTGAAAATATCCTTCGTGTAGTCCACTGGCAGATGGGAAGAGTTTGTGTAATACGGGTTGTCCTTTCCCGCAGTAAGTATTTGAGGAAATTTCTTTTTGTCCATCTTGGCGAGCCTGTAAGCCGTTGATTCGGCCGGTGTCGCCTCAAGGTTGTAGAGATGGTCGGTTGCCTCCTGATAGCCGATCATCTTGCTTCTCATGAAGTTCAGCACTCTCAATGCAAACTGATAGCCCTCTTCTTCGGCTATAGTCTTTCTGATCCAGCGGGCATTCATACTTGCTTCATTCATTCCTATCAAGCCAATCGTAGAAAAATGGTTATCGAAGTTCTTCAGATATCTCTTTGTGTATGGATAGAGGCCTTCACTGTTCAATTTCTCCACTACCGATCTCTTTATTTCAAGGCTTCTGCTCGACAGATCCATCATTTTCGAAAGTCTTCCGAAAAACTCTTCTTCACTCTTGCTGAGGTATGCGATTCTAGGAAGGTTTATTGTAACGACCCCTATGGAGCCCGTGAACTCATCCGAACCGAAGAGCCCGCCGCCTCTCCTTTTCAATTCGCGTTTGTCCAGCTGCAGCCTGCAACACATGCTCCTCACATCGTCAGGATCAAGGTCAGAGTTTATAAAGTTCTGGAAGTAGGGAGTTCCGTATTTACTGGTTATCTCAAAGAGAAGCTCTGCATCCTCATTCTCCCAGTCAAAATCCTTGGTGATATTGTACGTCGGTATTGGATACTGGAAGCCTCGACCATTTGCATCTCCCTCGTCAAGAATCTCAAGGAAGGCGCGATTAATCATCTTCATTTCTTCCTGACAGTCCCCGTAAGTGAAGTCCATCGCTTCCCCTCCAACTATTGCCGGTTCATTCTTCAATTTGGCCGGGACAACCCAGTCGAGGGTAATATTCGTGAAGGGGGCCTGTGTTCCCCATCTAGAAGGCGTATTTACTCCGAATACAAAAGACTGAATGTTCTGTTTGACTTCTTTGAGCGAAAGGTTGTCGATCTTCACAAAGGGTGCGAGATATGTATCGAATGAAGAGAATGCCTGAGCGCCGGCCCATTCATTCTGAAGTATTCCAAGGAAGTTCACCATCTGATTCACAAGGGTAGAAAGGTGTTTTGCCGGTGATGACGACACCTTTCCCGTCACGCCTCCGAGACCTTCTTCAATAAGCTGTTTGAGGCTCCATCCGGCACAGTATCCCGAAAGCATTGAGAGATCATGAATATGGAGGTCGCCTTCGCGGTGGGCGTTGCCTATCTGTGGATCGTAGACCTCCCTAAGCCAGTAATTGGCGGTTACCGTACCGCTGTTGTGCAGAATTAGTCCCCCGATTGAGTATGTGACAGTAGAGTTCTCATGTACCCGCCAGTCCAGCATATCAAGATAGCTGTTAACGGTCTTTGAGAAGTCGAGCATGGAAGAATCAAGCTCTCTGAGTTTCTCCCTGTGTCTTCTATAAAGTATATATGCCTTGGCAGCATCGGCAAAGGCAAGGTTTTCAAGCGTTCTTTCTACCGAGTCCTGGATATCCTCTATGTCTACGAGATTGTCTGTGGTTTTTGGCTGAAAATCTGCTACGACCCTCAGTGCAACCCTCTCAAGGATGTCTTCGTTATAGTGGGTTTCGGTTGCCTCAAATGCTTTCTTCATGGCGTTGATTATCTTCTCCAGTTCGAATTCGACTATTGACCCGTTTCTTTTCCTAACATTCAACATATCAATACCCCCATGAATAGGCTCAATAAATAGTGGACAATGATGATTTTAGCACAATATATTGATAATTCCAAAGAAAACTGCTGTATCATAGCCCGAACAGAAAGACTCCTTCCAACAGAACAGAAGAGGTTAAAGCGGCCTCCAAATCCTTCCCGGAAGTACTTACGAGAGGAGGCGAAAAACGGAGCGTTTAAAAGAAGATCAAAAAGTTTACCTTTGAGGTCTCCTTATAAATCTAGGTACATTATTTGTACCGATTCTAGTTAACATTGCTACGAATGCCTCGGCCGTTGCCAATGCGTCTCCAAGAGCTCTATGACGAGATTCCGGGACTATCCCCAATCTTGCAAGCAGTATGTCTAGATTGTTTCTCCCATATCTGAAGACTGCTTTCGACATCTCTACGGTATCAATGTATGAGTTCTGGAGCCTGCCCAATCCGGACTGTTGGCCGTAATAGTCGAGAAAGGAGAGATCGAAAGGGGCATTGTGAATCACGAGAGTGGCGTCTCCAAAAAAGGAAAAAAAGTCTTTGAGGACATCTTTTACCGGCGGCTTTCCCTTAACGGTCAAGTTGCTAATTCCCGTCAGGGCTGTTATAGTGATTGGAATTATACACGCGGGGTCTATAAGTGAATCATAGCAATCGTTCCTACAGACTTTCCAGTCGCGCACACGCACTCCCGCAACCTCGATCAGTCTCGCCCCTCGTTGTGGACTCATTCCTGTTGTCTCCGTGTCTAGAACGACAAATTCCAAAAGACTCCCCTCCCATCTGATTGTACAATGAAAGAAGTTTCTTCGGAAAGAGTCAGAGATCGTGTTTGTGAAGAATTGGGCAAATCTGTTAAGCCGCTTTTCCAGTCTAAAGGCATTACATAGAGTATAATTTTTATGAGGTGAACCACAATGGATGACAAGGTAAATCAATCAGAAGAGGAAATAAAGGAACGCTATAGAAAGGCTATCGAATCAGCAGTTCAAAAAGCTCCGATCAGATCTGGAGAGAGACTGTATCTCACAGATCTCTGGGCTGTCACCTCAATTCCTGAAGAGGTCATTGTAGAGACTCTTGCTTCTTCCGAATTGAAGCTGCCCGAAGGGGTATCCTGCATAGTCGACGATAGAAGGAAAAAGAAGAGGATTATTTATGGGAAACGAGAATCTAATGAAAAGAGTGGCGGTCCTAAGCAGCCCAGAATACGCAAGGTGCAGGGAGAAGATTAGCGAAGGGCTAGACCTGATCGAGTTCAACGAAACTCTGCAGGGAAAGAAAGTTCTTCTGAAAGTGAATCTTCTATCGGCAAGGTTACCGGATAGTTGTGTCACCACTAATCCAGCCTTTGTTCGGGCTGTGGCAGAGGTCTTTCTCAGGAAGGGAGCGATAGTCAGCATCGGAGATTCTCCCGCGAGCGTTCGCACTGAGGTTGCAGCTTATGCCGCAGGAATTACCGAAGTCTGTGAAGATCTCGGGGTTCCGCTCGTAGATTTTGATGATCCCGTTCCTGTAGTCCTGGAGCAGGGTACGTACAGGAGCTTTGAAATTGCCAGACCGGTTCTTGAAACAGATCTTCTCGTGAATCTTCCGAAGCTCAAGACACATTCACTCACTCAGGTCACATTTGGAGTCAAGAATCTTTTTGGCTGTGTTCCCGGGGTTAAGAAGCAGGGTTGGCATTTCAGAGTGAGAAACATGAAGGAGTTCTCGGCTATGCTTCTTGATCTGGCCGGTTATCTGAGGCCGTCCCTGACGATAATCGACGGCGTAGAAGGAATGGATGGCAACGGTCCGTCGAACGGCCGGATCATAAGGCCAGGAATAATTGGCATTTCAAGAGATGTTTTCGCACTTGACGATGCTGTCGCAGAACTCTTTGGAGTAATACATTCAAAGGTTCCGATTCTTCGTTTGGCAAGAGAAAGAGGACTAGTAGGCGATTACGAGGTAGTTGGAGATGAAGTCGAGCCGAAAAATCTCTCTCTCCCCGAGACGAATCTAATCGGGGTTTACGGTGCAGCCCTACTGAGGAGATTAGTAACAAAGTTTCCGAAAATAGATAGGAAGAAGTGTGTGAGCTGCCGTGTATGCGAGAGGGCCTGTCCGGCTGGAGCAATCGACATAAGCAGGTTCAATATCGATTATGGCAAGTGCATAACTTGCTACGTGTGTCATGAACTTTGCCCGGAAGATGCTATCGTCTTTAGAAGACGTATTCATAGATAGGAGGGGTTAGATGAGCTATATTCTCGCTATTGATCAGGGAACGAGCAGCAGCAAAGCCGTTCTTTTTGATGAAGAATTGTATCAAGTTGCCGTTGCTCAGGAGGAGTTTGCGCAGATCTATCCCAAACCCGGGTGGGTTGAGCACGATCCTAGAGACATCATCTTAAGTACAATGGGTGCAATTGAGAAAGTCGTCTCGGACGCCAGGATCTCATTCAGGGAAATTGCGGCAATCGGCATCACAAATCAA
The Mesotoga sp. UBA6090 DNA segment above includes these coding regions:
- a CDS encoding ribonucleoside triphosphate reductase yields the protein MLNVRKRNGSIVEFELEKIINAMKKAFEATETHYNEDILERVALRVVADFQPKTTDNLVDIEDIQDSVERTLENLAFADAAKAYILYRRHREKLRELDSSMLDFSKTVNSYLDMLDWRVHENSTVTYSIGGLILHNSGTVTANYWLREVYDPQIGNAHREGDLHIHDLSMLSGYCAGWSLKQLIEEGLGGVTGKVSSSPAKHLSTLVNQMVNFLGILQNEWAGAQAFSSFDTYLAPFVKIDNLSLKEVKQNIQSFVFGVNTPSRWGTQAPFTNITLDWVVPAKLKNEPAIVGGEAMDFTYGDCQEEMKMINRAFLEILDEGDANGRGFQYPIPTYNITKDFDWENEDAELLFEITSKYGTPYFQNFINSDLDPDDVRSMCCRLQLDKRELKRRGGGLFGSDEFTGSIGVVTINLPRIAYLSKSEEEFFGRLSKMMDLSSRSLEIKRSVVEKLNSEGLYPYTKRYLKNFDNHFSTIGLIGMNEASMNARWIRKTIAEEEGYQFALRVLNFMRSKMIGYQEATDHLYNLEATPAESTAYRLAKMDKKKFPQILTAGKDNPYYTNSSHLPVDYTKDIFSALDLQEELQQKYTGGTVFHAFLGERISDWKTTRQLVRKIAENYRIPYFTISPTYSVCQNHGYITGEQFTCPECGKPTEVYSRITGYYRPVQNWNIGKQEEFKTRETYRIGREKVDEFRRNGEGQPSGLSGQSSPDTVYLKL
- a CDS encoding radical SAM protein, producing MDYPGKVALTLFTSSCNFDCAYCHNPELKKLVEEKVGESEIFTYLDKRAALIDTVVITGGEPTLRADDLIPFVQRLKAQFPAVLVKLDTNGWSSDILRKFLDIIDYVAVDLKSLNYEPFSTVDLKQIQKSIELAKGFSSHEIRITMFPPYVPEKDFEELARICIGASLVSVQQYRPVTGFCESPPYPGPVLREFADLLSGYAQNVSVRE
- a CDS encoding 3'-5' exonuclease, which encodes MEFVVLDTETTGMSPQRGARLIEVAGVRVRDWKVCRNDCYDSLIDPACIIPITITALTGISNLTVKGKPPVKDVLKDFFSFFGDATLVIHNAPFDLSFLDYYGQQSGLGRLQNSYIDTVEMSKAVFRYGRNNLDILLARLGIVPESRHRALGDALATAEAFVAMLTRIGTNNVPRFIRRPQR
- a CDS encoding DUF362 domain-containing protein, which translates into the protein MGNENLMKRVAVLSSPEYARCREKISEGLDLIEFNETLQGKKVLLKVNLLSARLPDSCVTTNPAFVRAVAEVFLRKGAIVSIGDSPASVRTEVAAYAAGITEVCEDLGVPLVDFDDPVPVVLEQGTYRSFEIARPVLETDLLVNLPKLKTHSLTQVTFGVKNLFGCVPGVKKQGWHFRVRNMKEFSAMLLDLAGYLRPSLTIIDGVEGMDGNGPSNGRIIRPGIIGISRDVFALDDAVAELFGVIHSKVPILRLARERGLVGDYEVVGDEVEPKNLSLPETNLIGVYGAALLRRLVTKFPKIDRKKCVSCRVCERACPAGAIDISRFNIDYGKCITCYVCHELCPEDAIVFRRRIHR